The Rhizoctonia solani chromosome 14, complete sequence genome has a segment encoding these proteins:
- a CDS encoding AMP binding enzyme produces the protein MTAEDTVHEVHDVAPRLKGTDGRPKPHVGPGLDDYKAVHSKTVGDGSDEWWAKTAKETLYWHRQFETVRAGSFENGDIAWFPEGGLNASYNCLDRWAFKNPDKPAIIYEADEPGEGVIVTYAELLRETCRIANVLKEFGVRKGDTVSIYLPMTWHAAAAFLACARIGAIHSVIFAGFSAESLRDRVVDCGSRVVITTDEGRRGGKTIATKAIVDAALKGVPSVEHVLVLKRTGGEVNMVEGRDKWWHEEAAKVPAFCPPEIVSSEDPLFILYTSGSTGRPKGVVIPLAVRLHGRHRLDHWAHLHHLWSSLNGVTTTVFESTPVYPTPSRYWDVVQRHKITQFYTSPTAIRLLRRLGEHHFEGYDLSTLRVLGSVGEPINPEAWHWYNENVGKKQCAIVDTFWQTETGSIVVTPLPGAVPTKPGSATVPFWGVDPVILDPVSGKELEGNNVEGVLCIRKPWPSIARSVYKDHGRYLDTYLKPYPGFYFTGDGAARDQDGYIWIKGVSMVHVINVSGHRLSTAEIESALIMHAGVAETAVIGTADELTGQAVHSFVTLKPEFEYDPSQSGALIKELTLQVRKVIGPFAAPKQIYIVNDLPKTRSGKIMRRVMRKIVAGEADQLGDLSTLADPSVVDQIKEQVEKAPKK, from the exons ATGACCGCTGAAGATACCGTTCACGAGGTCCACGACGTCGCCCCTCGCCTGAAGGGTACTGATGGCCGCCCCAAGCCCCATGTCGGCCCCGGCTTGGACGATTATAAGGCGGTCCATTCCAAGACTGTCGGTGATGGCTCGGATGAATGGTGGGCAAAG ACCGCGAAAGAAACCCTCTACTGGCATCGTCAATTTGAGACCGTTCGCGCCGGTTCTTTCGAAAATGGTGACATTGCATGGTTCCCCGAAGGCGGACTCAATGCCTCCTACAACTGCCTTGACCGTTGGGCATTTAAGAACCCAGACAAG CCTGCAATCATCTACGAAGCCGATGAGCCCGGTGAGGGTGTCATCGTGACCTATGCCGAACTCCTCCGTGAGACATGCAGGATTGCCAACGTGCTCAAGGAATTCGGTGTTCGCAAGGGCGATACTGTCAGCATTTACCTTCCTATGACTTGGCACGCTGCCGCTGCCTTCCTCGCTTGTGCTCGTATCGGCGCGATCCACAGCGTCATCTTCGCTGGTTTCAGTGCTGAGTCGCTCCGTGATCGCGTCGTGGACTGCGGATCGCGTGTAGTGATCACCACCGATGAAGGTCGCCGTGGTGGAAAGACCATCGCGACCAAGGCAATCGTCGATGCTGCCCTCAAAGGTGTCCCGAGTGTCGAGCACGTCTTGGTACTCAAGCGCACCGGCGGCGAGGTGAACATGGTCGAAGGACGCGACAAGTGGTGGCATGAGGAGGCTGCAAAGGTTCCTGCTTTCTGCCCTCCCGAGATCGTGAGCTCTGAAGATCCCCTCTTCATCCTCTACACTTCGGGTTCGACTGGTCGCCCCAAGGGTGTCGTCAT ACCACTGGCGG TTCGCCTGCATGGCCGACATCGGTTGGATCACTGGGCACACCTACATCATCTATGGTCCTCTCTCAATGGTGTCACTACAACCGTATTCGAGAGCACTCCTGTCTACCCCACCCCCTCGCGCTACTGGGATGTCGTCCAACGCCACAAGATCACCCAATTCTACACTTCTCCTACTGCCATCCGTCTCCTCCGTCGCTTGGGCGAACACCATTTCGAGGGTTATGATCTCAGCACACTGAGGGTCCTTGGATCCGTCGGTGAGCCCATCAATCCCGAGGCATGGCACTGGTACAACGAAAACGTCGGTAAGAAGCAGTGCGCGATTGTCGATACCTTCTG GCAAACCGAAACCGGCTCGATCGTAGTTACCCCGCTCCCGGGAGCCGTTCCGACCAAGCCTGGATCCGCAACCGTTCCATTCTGGGGTGTCGATCCTGTGATTTTGGACCCGGTATCCGGCAAGGAACTCGAGGGCAACAATGTTGAGGGTGTGTTGTGCATCCGCAAGCCTTGGCCATCGATTGCCCGTTCGGTGTACAAGGACCATGGGCGGTACTTGGATACGTATCTCAAG CCGTACCCCGGATTCTACTTCACCGGCGACGGCGCCGCTCGCGACCAAGACGGCTACATCTGGATCAAGGGCGTGTCGATGGTGC ATGTCATCAACGTATCTGGTCATCGTCTCTCGACTGCTGAAATCGAGTCTGCGCTCATTATGCACGCCGGTGTGGCCGAGACTGCTGTTATCGGAACTGCGGACGAGTTGACTGGTCAAGCCGTCCACTCGTTTGTTACGCTCAAGCC TGAATTCGAGTACGATCCCTCGCAGAGCGGAGCGCTCATCAAGGAACTCACTCTTCAAGTCCGCAAAGTCATCGGTCCTTTCGCTGCCCCCAAGCAGATTTACATTGTCAATGACCTCCCTAAGACTCGCTCCGGAAAG ATTATGCGCCGTGTAATGCGCA